A single region of the Thermodesulfatator indicus DSM 15286 genome encodes:
- the ribD gene encoding bifunctional diaminohydroxyphosphoribosylaminopyrimidine deaminase/5-amino-6-(5-phosphoribosylamino)uracil reductase RibD, whose protein sequence is MNPDIYFMRIALKEGRKGLGRTSPNPPVGAVVVKDGQIVGKGYHRLAGTPHAEVHALREAGEKARGATIYVTLEPCNHYGKTPPCTQAILKAGIKRVVIGARDPNPKAQGGADFLRVNGLEVTTGILAEECAELCRFFLKTVKERRPWIIAKAAMSLDGRIATRTGDSKWITGEKARRFGHRLRHICDAILVGKNTVLKDDPLLTCRLKGGKNPVRIILDSKLSLPLDRQVFLNKEAQTVVACNNEAPRNKEKELKKLGVIVWRLPVENSQVDLKALLKRAFNQDILSILVEGGAEVHGSFFDQGLVDEIAFFYGPVIIGGKSSPCAIGGDGPALLAQASRLSKFSFKRLGDSLLVRGYLTEPISLLSF, encoded by the coding sequence ATGAACCCTGACATTTACTTTATGCGCATAGCCTTAAAGGAAGGCCGAAAGGGCCTCGGACGTACTTCACCCAATCCGCCTGTAGGGGCAGTGGTGGTTAAAGACGGCCAAATCGTGGGCAAAGGTTATCATCGTCTGGCCGGGACACCCCATGCCGAGGTCCATGCCTTACGCGAAGCGGGTGAAAAGGCTAGGGGGGCAACCATTTATGTTACCCTTGAGCCCTGTAATCACTATGGGAAAACCCCTCCCTGCACTCAGGCCATTTTAAAGGCCGGGATAAAAAGAGTGGTCATTGGGGCGAGGGATCCGAATCCAAAAGCCCAGGGCGGCGCAGATTTCCTAAGAGTTAATGGCTTAGAGGTTACTACCGGGATTTTGGCAGAAGAATGTGCTGAGCTTTGCCGTTTTTTTCTTAAAACTGTAAAAGAAAGACGGCCCTGGATAATAGCCAAAGCAGCCATGAGCCTTGATGGCCGCATTGCTACGCGCACCGGGGATTCGAAATGGATTACCGGAGAGAAGGCCAGGCGTTTCGGCCACCGATTACGCCATATATGCGACGCCATCTTAGTGGGGAAAAACACGGTGTTAAAAGATGACCCACTTCTTACCTGTCGTCTTAAAGGTGGGAAAAATCCGGTTCGTATTATCCTTGATTCTAAGCTTTCGCTTCCTCTAGATCGCCAAGTCTTTTTGAATAAAGAAGCCCAAACCGTTGTAGCCTGTAATAACGAGGCCCCAAGAAATAAAGAAAAAGAGCTGAAAAAACTTGGTGTTATTGTATGGCGTCTTCCTGTTGAAAACAGTCAGGTTGACCTCAAGGCTTTACTTAAAAGAGCTTTTAACCAGGATATTTTGAGTATTCTGGTTGAAGGTGGCGCTGAGGTGCATGGAAGTTTTTTTGACCAGGGATTGGTCGATGAAATTGCTTTTTTTTATGGTCCGGTGATAATTGGTGGCAAAAGTTCTCCCTGTGCTATAGGAGGGGATGGTCCTGCTTTGCTTGCTCAAGCCTCAAGGCTTTCCAAGTTTTCCTTTAAAAGGTTGGGGGATTCGCTCTTAGTAAGAGGTTACTTAACCGAGCCTATAAGCCTGCTTTCTTTTTGA
- a CDS encoding RelA/SpoT family protein, whose translation MENKYVVRLSDILDQIQSYLPGADTRLVEKAYVFAAKAHAGQVRRSGEPYLAHPLSVAYILARMKLDLPTIAAGLLHDTVEDTDVTIEDIKKHFGPVVAEIVDGVTKIAHLSARSKVHKQAENFRKMLLAMAEDLRVILVKLADRLHNMKTLEFMPDHKRKRIAQETLDIYAPLASRLGIDWLKQELEDLSFMYLYPEEYKTLREEVEKVVAARQDFIDEIKKVIKEKLDEEGIEAKVLGRRKHLYSIFRKLQRNNLAIDQLYLIYDIIGLRVIVKKVKECYEVLGIIHSLWKPIPGRFKDYINLPKANMYQSLHTTVIGPGGRQMEIQIRTEEMDRVANEGIAAHFLYKEQKIINAGTGKNKQLEWLERLVELQKELKNPRDFIESLRMDLFPDEVYVFTPEGDIKVLPVGSTPIDFAYAIHTEVGHHCAMAKVNGRLVPLDYELQTGDIVEIVTTSHQKPSRDWLKFVKTSRAKSRIKQWLKQEEKQRIFTAGKEILDREFRKAKLTLSAFMEDERAQEVAQKLSFKTVEELIIAVGYGKITPQQVVKRYLHEKQKEEAPRPSEEELIKIKKKQTIPKIPDSISVDGSGDMLFHLSKCCKPLPGDEVIGYVTRGRGITVHRADCPNLEGLDPERLIDIKWDSSDGATYTAKLWVITVDRKGMLASVSNAISAQEANILEASVRTTKDQRALFDFVIEVLNRAHLDKIMAAVKQIEGVIRVERRFA comes from the coding sequence ATGGAAAATAAGTACGTTGTTCGTTTGAGTGACATTTTAGACCAAATTCAATCTTATTTGCCTGGGGCTGATACCCGGCTAGTAGAAAAGGCCTATGTGTTTGCCGCTAAGGCCCACGCCGGGCAGGTCAGGCGTTCAGGGGAGCCTTATCTGGCTCATCCTCTTTCTGTAGCCTATATCCTTGCTCGCATGAAGCTTGACCTTCCCACTATAGCCGCCGGCCTTTTACACGATACTGTTGAAGATACAGACGTCACTATTGAGGACATAAAAAAGCATTTTGGCCCAGTAGTAGCTGAGATTGTAGATGGAGTTACCAAAATTGCCCATCTTTCAGCGCGCAGCAAGGTTCATAAGCAGGCGGAGAACTTTCGTAAAATGCTTCTAGCTATGGCTGAAGACTTACGGGTAATTCTCGTAAAACTTGCTGACCGCCTGCACAACATGAAAACCCTTGAGTTTATGCCAGATCACAAGCGCAAGCGTATTGCCCAGGAAACCCTTGACATATACGCTCCGCTGGCCAGCCGTCTGGGTATAGATTGGCTTAAACAGGAGCTTGAGGATCTGTCTTTTATGTATCTTTATCCTGAAGAATACAAAACCCTTCGCGAAGAAGTAGAAAAAGTCGTAGCCGCTCGGCAAGATTTCATAGACGAAATAAAAAAGGTAATTAAAGAAAAACTGGATGAAGAAGGCATTGAGGCTAAAGTTCTTGGACGGCGCAAACACCTTTATAGTATCTTTCGTAAACTTCAGCGTAATAACCTTGCTATTGATCAACTATATCTTATCTACGATATTATCGGCCTGCGGGTAATCGTCAAAAAAGTGAAAGAATGCTACGAAGTTTTAGGAATTATCCATTCACTTTGGAAACCTATTCCCGGGCGTTTCAAGGACTATATTAACCTTCCTAAAGCCAACATGTATCAGTCCCTTCATACTACAGTAATAGGCCCTGGTGGGCGGCAAATGGAAATCCAGATTCGCACAGAAGAAATGGACCGCGTGGCCAACGAAGGTATCGCCGCGCACTTTCTTTACAAAGAACAAAAAATCATAAACGCAGGGACAGGCAAAAATAAGCAACTTGAATGGTTAGAACGCCTGGTAGAACTTCAAAAAGAGCTCAAAAACCCGCGCGACTTTATTGAATCTCTAAGAATGGACTTATTCCCTGATGAGGTTTATGTCTTTACCCCAGAGGGAGACATAAAAGTTCTACCTGTAGGTTCAACACCAATTGATTTTGCTTACGCCATTCACACCGAAGTGGGCCATCACTGTGCTATGGCCAAAGTCAACGGCCGCTTAGTACCTCTTGATTACGAACTTCAAACAGGCGATATAGTTGAAATTGTAACCACTAGCCATCAAAAACCCAGTAGAGATTGGCTTAAGTTTGTCAAAACCAGCCGGGCTAAAAGTCGAATCAAGCAATGGCTTAAACAGGAAGAAAAACAGCGCATCTTTACCGCTGGCAAAGAAATTCTTGATCGCGAATTTCGAAAGGCCAAGCTTACTCTTTCGGCTTTCATGGAAGACGAAAGAGCCCAGGAAGTAGCCCAGAAGCTTTCTTTTAAAACTGTTGAAGAGCTCATAATAGCGGTAGGCTACGGCAAAATTACTCCGCAGCAAGTAGTTAAAAGATATCTCCACGAGAAACAAAAAGAAGAGGCCCCCCGTCCCTCAGAAGAAGAGCTTATAAAAATCAAGAAAAAACAAACTATCCCTAAAATTCCAGATTCCATTTCTGTAGACGGAAGTGGAGATATGCTCTTTCATTTGAGCAAGTGTTGCAAGCCTCTTCCAGGCGACGAAGTAATCGGTTACGTGACTCGCGGCCGCGGCATAACAGTGCACCGGGCGGATTGCCCAAATCTTGAAGGGCTTGACCCAGAACGCTTAATAGACATCAAGTGGGACTCAAGTGATGGTGCTACTTACACAGCTAAACTTTGGGTAATAACCGTTGACCGCAAAGGAATGCTGGCTTCGGTTTCAAACGCTATAAGTGCTCAAGAAGCTAATATTTTAGAAGCCAGTGTACGTACTACTAAGGATCAACGGGCCCTATTTGACTTTGTAATCGAAGTCTTAAACAGGGCCCATTTAGACAAAATTATGGCCGCTGTTAAGCAGATAGAAGGCGTTATTCGCGTAGAAAGAAGATTTGCCTAG
- the rpmB gene encoding 50S ribosomal protein L28 has translation MSKVCEICGRRPHTGHQISHSAKRSGRWWYPNIQRIRVKLPNGQVRRMKVCTRCIKAGKVQKAVS, from the coding sequence ATGTCAAAGGTTTGCGAAATTTGTGGAAGAAGGCCTCATACTGGACACCAGATTAGCCATTCGGCTAAGCGTTCTGGCCGCTGGTGGTATCCCAATATCCAGCGTATTCGGGTGAAACTACCCAACGGCCAGGTAAGAAGAATGAAAGTCTGCACTCGTTGTATCAAAGCCGGCAAAGTACAAAAGGCCGTTAGCTAG
- the dnaB gene encoding replicative DNA helicase: MPRAKKREQLFDRVPPQDIEAEKCVLGSIFLDNNALLKVVEFLNPGDFYRAAHGAIYRTMLELFNRNEPIDLVTVHAALKERDLLEQVGGAAYLAELAELVPTAANVVYYANIVREKSILRRLIMASTEIVTRCYEGADPVDDLLEEAERAIFEIRAQGNKRSFFPLKEVIKDAVLQIEQLHQRREEVTGVPTGFYEFDRLTAGLQNSDLIIVAGRPSMGKTSFALNIAHHAAVEHGIPVGIFSLEMSKEQLAMRMLCADARVDAQALRTGKLTDADWQRLTYAANRLSKAPIFIDDTAAISVLELRAKARRLMAEHGLGLIIIDYLQLMRGKERRERREQEISEISSSLKAMAKELNVPVVALSQLNRRVEERPDKRPQLSDLRESGAIEQDADVILFIYRDEVYKKDTLDKGIAEIIIGKQRNGPTGVVRLAFLSQYSTFANLDEDHQAAMAAEVF; the protein is encoded by the coding sequence ATGCCACGAGCCAAAAAAAGAGAACAATTATTTGATAGAGTGCCGCCGCAAGACATAGAAGCAGAAAAATGTGTTTTAGGCAGTATTTTTCTTGATAACAACGCCTTATTAAAAGTCGTCGAATTTTTAAATCCCGGGGATTTTTATCGGGCGGCCCATGGGGCCATATATCGCACCATGCTTGAGCTTTTCAATCGCAATGAACCCATTGATTTGGTTACCGTACATGCGGCCTTAAAAGAAAGGGATTTACTTGAACAAGTGGGTGGGGCCGCTTACCTGGCAGAACTGGCTGAGCTTGTTCCCACTGCAGCCAATGTGGTCTATTACGCTAACATTGTCCGGGAAAAATCTATCCTCAGGCGCCTCATTATGGCGAGCACAGAGATTGTCACGCGCTGTTATGAAGGAGCTGATCCGGTAGATGACCTTCTTGAAGAGGCAGAGCGAGCCATTTTTGAAATCAGGGCCCAGGGGAATAAACGAAGCTTTTTCCCCTTAAAAGAAGTTATCAAAGATGCCGTGCTTCAGATTGAACAGCTCCACCAGCGACGTGAAGAAGTTACCGGCGTACCCACTGGTTTTTACGAGTTTGACCGCCTGACCGCAGGTTTACAAAACTCTGACCTCATCATTGTGGCTGGTCGTCCAAGCATGGGTAAAACATCTTTTGCTTTAAATATTGCTCATCATGCGGCTGTAGAACATGGAATTCCTGTAGGTATTTTTTCTCTCGAAATGTCAAAGGAACAGCTGGCCATGCGTATGCTTTGTGCCGATGCCCGGGTTGATGCCCAGGCCTTGCGCACTGGGAAACTTACTGATGCCGATTGGCAGAGATTAACTTACGCGGCTAATAGGCTCTCTAAAGCCCCTATTTTTATTGATGATACCGCTGCTATAAGTGTCTTGGAGCTAAGGGCCAAGGCCCGTCGTCTTATGGCCGAACACGGGCTGGGGCTCATCATTATAGACTACCTTCAACTCATGAGAGGCAAAGAGCGTCGCGAACGGCGTGAGCAGGAAATTTCTGAAATCTCAAGCTCTCTCAAGGCTATGGCTAAAGAATTAAATGTTCCGGTAGTAGCTCTTTCACAGCTGAATAGGCGAGTAGAAGAACGGCCTGACAAAAGGCCCCAGCTCTCAGACCTCCGCGAATCAGGGGCTATTGAACAAGACGCTGATGTTATTCTTTTCATCTATCGTGACGAAGTTTACAAGAAAGATACGCTAGACAAAGGAATTGCTGAGATAATCATTGGTAAACAGAGAAACGGCCCCACAGGAGTGGTGCGTCTAGCCTTTCTTTCTCAATACTCTACCTTTGCCAATCTTGATGAAGACCATCAGGCAGCTATGGCCGCCGAAGTTTTTTAG
- the ispF gene encoding 2-C-methyl-D-erythritol 2,4-cyclodiphosphate synthase: MRVGFGFDVHRFIPDRKLILCGVEIPYHLGLLGHSDADVATHALIDALLGAAGLGDIGEHFPDSDEKYRDVSSLILLKKTIELIHNNGFKFVNADLTIVTEKPKISPYRRVMKEKLAEIIGCSPKVINIKGKTTEKLGFTGRGEGIAAYAVALITHD; the protein is encoded by the coding sequence ATGCGAGTTGGTTTTGGTTTTGACGTACATCGCTTCATTCCCGACCGCAAACTAATTCTTTGCGGGGTGGAGATACCTTACCATCTTGGATTACTTGGCCACTCTGACGCCGATGTAGCTACTCATGCTTTAATAGACGCCCTTTTGGGAGCTGCTGGCCTTGGCGATATTGGCGAGCACTTCCCTGACAGTGACGAAAAATACCGAGATGTTTCAAGTCTTATACTTCTAAAAAAAACAATTGAACTGATTCACAATAATGGTTTTAAATTTGTTAACGCTGATCTTACCATTGTGACCGAAAAACCTAAGATTAGCCCGTATCGTAGAGTTATGAAGGAAAAGCTTGCTGAGATCATCGGTTGCTCACCAAAAGTTATAAATATTAAAGGAAAGACCACAGAAAAGCTGGGCTTTACCGGCCGAGGTGAAGGTATTGCTGCCTACGCGGTAGCCCTCATCACCCATGATTGA